In the Pseudanabaena sp. FACHB-2040 genome, one interval contains:
- a CDS encoding cyclic peptide export ABC transporter: MLRNSWRVMVMAGLTGIISGGTSVLLLALINQTLGSDQVAGSLVLWSFIGLAAVTLLSSLTSQILLATLSESSVFRLRLQLSRQILAVPLRQLEALGANRLLATLTEDTLTIGNAAFNLPFICVDLALVLGCLAYLAWLSVPVLAGTLVFLIAAIALVQWLINQTLRVFKQAREQQDFLFKHFQAITAGLKELKLHRERRQVFFTEELQSTAEKLRDYRVAGLRLSAIASSGGEILLFTLLGLLVFGLPNWVEMTPTVLSGYVLTLVYLTRPLQSLLQSLPGLGQASVSLQKVDALGLSLAEHAETNEQLQFSSTFTPTQIDLVQLTYTYPNDTDGSHFTLGPIDLTIKAGEVVFIVGGNGSGKSTLAKLLVGLYSPDEGKICVNDMPITDQNREAYRQLFATVFADFFLFEKLLGLNLADLDAQAKTYLERLQLGHKVQVTEGMLSTLNLSQGQRKRLALLTAYLEDRPIYLFDEWASDQDPYFREIFYHQILPELKQQGKTVLVISHDDRYFSIADRLLKLEYGSVVGEG, encoded by the coding sequence TTGCTGCGAAATTCGTGGCGTGTCATGGTGATGGCAGGGTTGACCGGCATCATCAGTGGTGGGACGAGCGTGCTGCTGCTGGCGCTAATCAATCAGACGCTTGGTAGTGATCAGGTAGCAGGTAGTCTGGTGCTGTGGAGTTTTATCGGTCTAGCCGCAGTGACGCTGCTGAGCAGCCTGACCTCTCAAATTTTGCTGGCAACGCTGTCTGAGTCGAGCGTGTTTCGCCTGCGGCTTCAGCTCAGCCGCCAGATCTTGGCTGTGCCGCTGCGCCAGCTCGAAGCGCTCGGTGCCAATCGCCTGCTGGCAACGCTGACCGAAGACACGTTGACCATTGGCAATGCTGCTTTTAACTTGCCTTTTATCTGCGTTGATCTGGCGCTGGTGCTAGGCTGTCTGGCTTATCTAGCCTGGCTATCGGTACCTGTACTAGCAGGGACTTTGGTGTTTTTGATAGCTGCGATCGCACTGGTACAGTGGCTCATTAATCAAACGCTGCGGGTCTTCAAACAGGCGCGTGAGCAGCAAGACTTTCTGTTCAAACATTTTCAGGCAATCACCGCCGGGCTAAAAGAACTCAAGCTGCACCGAGAACGGCGGCAGGTCTTTTTTACCGAGGAACTGCAAAGCACTGCCGAGAAGCTGCGTGATTATCGGGTGGCGGGGCTGCGGCTGTCTGCGATCGCAAGCAGCGGCGGCGAAATTCTTCTATTCACGCTGCTAGGGCTGCTGGTTTTTGGATTGCCCAACTGGGTTGAAATGACCCCTACTGTGCTCTCCGGCTATGTGCTAACCCTCGTCTATCTGACCCGCCCCCTACAAAGCCTGCTGCAAAGCCTGCCAGGTTTGGGGCAGGCCAGCGTTTCTCTGCAAAAGGTGGATGCTTTGGGCCTGTCGCTGGCTGAACACGCCGAAACAAATGAACAGCTGCAGTTTTCGTCTACCTTCACCCCCACTCAAATCGATCTGGTGCAGCTCACCTACACCTACCCCAACGACACTGACGGCAGCCACTTTACCCTTGGGCCGATTGACCTAACGATTAAAGCAGGAGAAGTGGTGTTTATTGTGGGCGGCAACGGCAGCGGCAAATCGACTCTAGCAAAGCTGCTGGTAGGTCTGTATAGCCCCGATGAAGGCAAGATCTGCGTCAACGATATGCCTATTACCGACCAAAACCGAGAGGCGTATCGGCAGCTCTTTGCCACCGTGTTTGCAGACTTTTTTCTGTTTGAAAAGCTTTTGGGCCTGAACTTAGCCGATCTGGATGCTCAGGCTAAAACCTATCTGGAGCGGCTACAGTTGGGCCACAAAGTGCAGGTAACCGAGGGAATGCTCTCGACCTTAAACCTGTCTCAGGGGCAGCGTAAGCGACTGGCATTGCTGACAGCTTACCTAGAGGATCGACCTATTTACCTGTTTGACGAATGGGCCTCCGATCAAGACCCTTACTTTCGTGAGATCTTCTACCACCAGATTCTGCCAGAGCTGAAGCAGCAGGGAAAAACGGTGCTGGTAATTAGTCATGACGATCGCTATTTCTCGATTGCAGATCGGCTGCTCAAGCTGGAGTATGGCTCTGTTGTGGGTGAGGGGTAA
- a CDS encoding DUF3140 domain-containing protein, producing the protein MSEHSKRETIDEFKAIVNMTPGQLESWLQTEESQSVGQKDGDEESTGHQSGRQIVELLQKHQADYGEDDLAHMRKVIGYIHRHSAQRPSGDVEDTRWRYSLMNWGHDPLKD; encoded by the coding sequence ATGTCCGAACATTCCAAGCGAGAAACGATCGACGAATTTAAGGCAATAGTCAACATGACTCCCGGCCAGTTAGAGTCGTGGCTGCAAACGGAGGAGTCGCAGAGCGTAGGCCAAAAAGATGGCGACGAAGAATCGACCGGGCACCAGTCGGGGCGGCAAATTGTTGAGCTGCTGCAAAAGCACCAGGCCGACTACGGCGAAGACGATCTAGCTCATATGCGTAAGGTCATTGGCTATATTCATCGGCACAGTGCTCAGCGGCCCTCGGGGGATGTAGAGGATACTCGCTGGCGCTATTCGCTAATGAATTGGGGGCATGACCCGCTGAAGGATTAA
- a CDS encoding pentapeptide repeat-containing protein → MERYTMNPEELKQRYEAGERDFSIADLRNAALDGIDLSGAVLHGAMLEGATLQRANLSRADLSGATLSGANLTQADLSSADLSDAILDHAILEGTLLEGAILTQADLKAADLGQADLSQADLSEADLTRANLEAADLSGADLATADLHEANLSQASLERANLSRARLDDTNLEGTILEGGDSRLIS, encoded by the coding sequence ATGGAGCGCTACACCATGAACCCTGAAGAACTTAAGCAACGCTACGAGGCAGGTGAACGGGACTTTAGCATTGCAGATTTGAGAAACGCGGCTTTAGACGGCATCGATTTGAGCGGGGCAGTCTTGCATGGAGCCATGCTAGAGGGTGCTACTCTACAGCGGGCCAACCTCAGCCGAGCTGACCTAAGCGGCGCGACCCTGAGCGGTGCGAACTTGACCCAGGCTGATCTAAGCAGCGCTGACTTAAGCGATGCTATTCTCGACCATGCCATTTTGGAAGGTACGCTTCTAGAAGGGGCGATTTTAACTCAGGCTGATTTGAAGGCGGCGGATTTGGGACAGGCCGACCTTAGCCAAGCCGATCTCAGTGAGGCTGATCTGACTAGAGCCAATCTGGAGGCAGCGGATCTCAGCGGGGCAGATTTGGCAACGGCAGATCTGCATGAGGCCAATTTGAGTCAGGCGTCGTTAGAAAGGGCTAACTTAAGCCGAGCCAGACTAGACGATACCAATCTGGAAGGCACAATTTTGGAAGGGGGCGACAGCCGCTTGATTAGCTAG
- a CDS encoding Uma2 family endonuclease: MPQAEPPLSPKVSLPTMYDLPSESLEEPGLPDEFHSLQPHLLSETFSLTAYTRNEVFTGSDLNLYYDARHPLWYKRPDWFAVTGVPRLYEEQDLRLSYVLWQEGRSPDVVVELVSPGTEDEDLGKTLDLPAQPPTKWTVYEQILRVPYYLVYNRYTNQLQAFTLVSGAYEEVPLTEARCWLPKLQIGLGLWQGEYREITRPWLRWYDAQGAWILTKAERLAARLRELGVDPDQV, encoded by the coding sequence ATACCGCAGGCCGAGCCGCCGCTCTCGCCTAAGGTATCGCTGCCAACTATGTATGATCTGCCCAGCGAGTCGTTGGAGGAACCTGGCTTGCCTGACGAGTTTCATTCGCTTCAGCCTCATTTATTGAGTGAAACGTTTAGTCTGACCGCCTACACCCGCAACGAGGTTTTTACCGGAAGCGATCTCAATCTCTACTACGATGCTCGCCACCCCCTTTGGTATAAGCGCCCTGACTGGTTTGCGGTAACAGGCGTTCCTCGGCTCTATGAAGAACAAGATTTGCGGCTGAGTTATGTGCTCTGGCAGGAAGGAAGAAGCCCAGATGTTGTTGTTGAGCTGGTATCTCCTGGCACTGAGGACGAAGACCTGGGCAAAACACTTGATTTGCCTGCTCAGCCACCAACCAAGTGGACGGTTTACGAGCAGATTTTGCGCGTGCCTTACTACCTTGTCTACAACCGCTACACAAATCAATTACAGGCTTTCACATTGGTTTCTGGGGCCTATGAAGAAGTGCCCTTGACAGAGGCTCGGTGTTGGCTGCCTAAACTGCAAATCGGCTTGGGCCTATGGCAGGGCGAATACCGGGAGATCACCCGTCCTTGGTTGCGCTGGTACGACGCTCAAGGCGCGTGGATCTTGACTAAAGCTGAGCGGCTGGCGGCCCGTTTGCGAGAGCTGGGTGTTGATCCTGATCAGGTTTAG